From one uncultured Methanoregula sp. genomic stretch:
- a CDS encoding DUF5320 domain-containing protein — MPNFDGTGPLKRGRIIGRGLGPCKRCDTGCERRTLPEEPAAEEERQAD; from the coding sequence ATGCCGAACTTTGACGGGACCGGGCCGCTGAAACGGGGACGGATAATCGGGCGGGGACTCGGGCCCTGCAAGAGATGCGATACGGGATGCGAGCGCCGCACATTACCTGAAGAACCAGCTGCAGAAGAAGAGAGGCAGGCAGATTAG
- the atwA gene encoding methyl coenzyme M reductase system, component A2 encodes MSKPFISVHDLCMDFNDTRVLDRVSFEIPEGEIMGVIGRSGAGKSVLMHLLRGVEQPPTKGSVIYHMAACDRCTFMDMQSQAGKKCPECGGELVAVDTDLWNENSNGMKSRVMNRTAIMFQRTFALYGDDRVIENVLHALDDIGYPQENAINRAADLIDQVRLSHRMMHIARDLSGGEKQRVVLARQLAKNPAMLFADEPTGTLDPETARLVHGMLINAARKNAMGMVVTSHFSQVIEDMANRAMLLVDGGIASIGSPKTVIRAFAKDYHEIEESEPVELGGKILSARDVTKRYISVDRGVIKAVNMVTFDVAKKEIFGIIGKSGAGKTTLSGIISGIIEPTSGEMNILIGDDWVDMTKPGIDQRGRAKEYIGLLHQEYDLFPHRTVIDNLTDSIGLDFPKELAIRKAIVTLRMAGFTEEKSKEILNRYPGELSDGERHRVALAQVLIREPRIVILDEPTGTMDPITKQDVKHSILNARDEMDETFIVVSHDMDFVRDICDRLALMRGGKIIDIGPTAEILAQVTEEEKRD; translated from the coding sequence ATGTCAAAACCATTTATCAGCGTACACGACCTCTGTATGGACTTTAACGATACCCGGGTCCTGGACAGGGTCTCGTTTGAGATCCCGGAAGGGGAGATCATGGGCGTTATCGGGAGGAGCGGGGCCGGAAAGAGCGTGCTCATGCATCTCCTCCGGGGTGTTGAACAGCCCCCGACCAAAGGTTCCGTCATCTATCACATGGCCGCCTGCGACCGCTGCACGTTCATGGATATGCAGAGCCAGGCGGGGAAGAAATGTCCCGAATGCGGGGGAGAACTCGTGGCGGTGGATACCGATCTCTGGAACGAGAATAGCAACGGCATGAAGTCCCGGGTCATGAACCGGACCGCGATCATGTTCCAGCGCACGTTCGCGCTCTATGGCGACGACCGGGTGATCGAGAACGTACTCCACGCCCTCGATGATATCGGCTACCCGCAGGAAAATGCGATCAACCGGGCCGCGGACCTGATTGACCAGGTCAGGCTCTCGCACCGGATGATGCATATCGCCCGTGACCTTTCCGGCGGCGAGAAGCAGCGTGTCGTGCTCGCCCGGCAGCTGGCCAAGAACCCGGCCATGCTTTTTGCCGACGAACCAACCGGAACGCTCGACCCGGAGACTGCCCGGCTGGTGCACGGGATGCTCATTAATGCCGCAAGAAAGAACGCGATGGGCATGGTTGTCACGTCGCATTTCTCACAGGTGATCGAGGACATGGCGAACCGTGCGATGCTGCTCGTGGATGGCGGGATCGCCTCCATCGGCTCACCAAAAACGGTGATTCGTGCATTTGCAAAAGATTACCATGAGATCGAGGAGTCCGAGCCCGTGGAACTTGGAGGGAAGATCCTCTCTGCCCGGGACGTGACAAAACGTTACATCTCGGTGGACCGTGGCGTGATAAAAGCCGTGAACATGGTTACGTTCGATGTGGCAAAGAAGGAGATCTTCGGCATCATCGGCAAGAGCGGGGCGGGCAAGACCACCCTCTCCGGGATCATCTCCGGCATCATCGAGCCCACGAGCGGGGAGATGAACATCCTGATCGGTGACGACTGGGTGGACATGACAAAGCCCGGCATCGACCAGCGGGGCAGGGCCAAGGAATACATCGGGCTCCTGCACCAGGAATACGATCTCTTCCCCCACCGCACGGTGATTGACAATCTGACCGACTCGATTGGGCTGGATTTCCCTAAAGAGCTCGCGATCAGAAAAGCGATAGTCACGCTTCGGATGGCCGGGTTCACTGAAGAAAAATCAAAGGAGATCCTGAACCGGTACCCGGGCGAACTTTCTGACGGGGAACGGCACCGGGTTGCCCTTGCGCAGGTGCTCATCCGGGAGCCGCGCATCGTGATCCTCGACGAGCCGACCGGCACCATGGACCCCATCACCAAGCAGGACGTGAAGCACTCGATCCTGAATGCCCGCGACGAGATGGACGAGACCTTCATCGTGGTCTCGCACGACATGGATTTCGTCCGCGACATCTGTGACCGGCTTGCCCTCATGAGGGGCGGAAAGATCATTGATATCGGCCCGACTGCGGAGATCCTTGCTCAGGTGACCGAAGAAGAGAAGCGTGACTGA
- a CDS encoding Mrp/NBP35 family ATP-binding protein — protein MTTKSTKKEQACDENCSTCTSAQPHSAPKGLPPKAKIDVKHVILVLSGKGGVGKSTVSTNLASALAAHGRQVGLLDLDIHGPDIPKMLGIEDQRPALLEKTMEPVHVSGKLAVMSMAFLLPDTSSPVIWRGPMKMAVIGQFLSDVNWGALDYLIVDLPPGTGDEALSIIQLAPNVQGAVIVTTPQDVAVLDAIKALRFIEKLDLPVIGIIENMSGMVCPHCNKTINLFGKGGGKKAAEDLGVPYLGSIPLDPAMVKAGDEGRPYVLRHADTPTWKAVDSVMKNLVKRVES, from the coding sequence ATGACAACAAAATCTACAAAGAAAGAGCAGGCATGCGATGAAAATTGCAGCACCTGCACATCAGCACAACCGCACAGCGCGCCAAAGGGGCTTCCCCCGAAAGCGAAGATCGATGTGAAGCACGTTATCCTTGTCCTGAGCGGCAAGGGAGGTGTGGGGAAATCAACCGTTTCTACCAACCTGGCTTCTGCTCTCGCAGCTCATGGCAGGCAGGTCGGGCTGCTCGATCTCGACATTCACGGTCCTGACATTCCCAAGATGCTGGGTATTGAAGATCAGCGCCCTGCCCTTCTGGAGAAAACCATGGAGCCGGTCCACGTAAGCGGGAAACTCGCGGTCATGTCGATGGCGTTCCTGCTCCCGGATACGAGTTCGCCGGTCATTTGGCGCGGACCGATGAAGATGGCGGTAATCGGGCAGTTCCTGTCGGACGTGAACTGGGGGGCACTTGATTACCTGATCGTTGACCTTCCGCCCGGTACCGGGGACGAAGCACTCTCCATTATCCAGCTTGCACCGAATGTCCAGGGAGCCGTTATTGTCACCACTCCACAGGATGTGGCAGTGCTCGATGCAATCAAGGCATTAAGGTTCATCGAGAAACTGGATCTGCCGGTGATCGGGATCATCGAGAACATGAGCGGGATGGTCTGTCCCCACTGTAATAAAACGATTAACCTTTTCGGAAAGGGCGGCGGCAAGAAAGCTGCCGAGGATCTGGGTGTGCCCTACCTTGGCTCTATTCCGCTCGATCCGGCGATGGTGAAAGCAGGAGATGAGGGGCGCCCGTATGTCCTCCGTCATGCAGATACACCTACATGGAAGGCTGTTGACAGCGTCATGAAAAACCTGGTAAAACGAGTCGAGTCCTGA
- a CDS encoding energy-coupling factor ABC transporter permease, with amino-acid sequence MHIMEGFLPWQWCVVWWLVALPFLIMGILELRAMMRKDRQYLPLLGVCGAFIFILSALKLPSVTGSCSHPTGTGLSTMCFGVFITSIVGAVVLLFQALVLAHGGLSVLGANMVSMAIGGPVAGYAIYRLLKNTSLNIYVTVFIVSAVADIVTYIITSLELALAYPAQSGGVVSSFTAFFVIFAITQIPLAIVEGCVLALVFKYVIELKPEMIIKLKVFSEEQIAKARMSSDSLPRTEMKS; translated from the coding sequence ATGCATATTATGGAAGGATTCTTACCCTGGCAGTGGTGCGTTGTCTGGTGGCTTGTCGCCCTCCCGTTCCTTATCATGGGGATACTTGAACTGCGGGCGATGATGAGAAAAGACCGGCAATACCTTCCTTTGCTCGGCGTCTGCGGGGCGTTCATCTTCATACTATCCGCACTCAAACTCCCCTCGGTAACCGGCAGTTGCTCGCACCCGACCGGCACCGGGTTGTCAACAATGTGCTTTGGGGTGTTCATCACCTCGATCGTCGGTGCTGTCGTCCTGCTTTTCCAAGCGCTCGTGCTCGCTCATGGCGGACTCTCGGTCCTCGGGGCCAACATGGTCTCGATGGCCATCGGGGGTCCGGTTGCGGGGTACGCGATATACCGGCTACTAAAAAATACGTCACTGAATATCTATGTGACCGTCTTCATCGTTTCAGCAGTTGCCGATATCGTAACATACATCATCACTTCCCTGGAACTTGCGCTTGCCTACCCGGCCCAGTCCGGCGGAGTCGTATCATCCTTCACGGCATTCTTTGTTATCTTTGCCATCACCCAGATCCCACTCGCGATCGTTGAAGGGTGTGTCCTTGCACTTGTCTTCAAGTATGTGATCGAGCTCAAACCGGAGATGATTATAAAACTGAAAGTCTTCTCGGAGGAGCAGATCGCAAAAGCACGTATGAGTTCGGACTCACTTCCCCGGACGGAGATGAAGTCATGA
- a CDS encoding energy-coupling factor ABC transporter substrate-binding protein, producing MIKNRKLELITLFAVIGFIIVFLSVSAGGTHTFAGSDTAGSEKVAELTGRSVDSFTPLIPLYVPPSTEIEATLFALQAALGGVVLGMVFGYWLGQRKSSANT from the coding sequence ATGATAAAGAACAGGAAACTCGAACTGATCACCCTTTTCGCAGTGATTGGGTTCATTATCGTCTTCCTGTCAGTAAGTGCAGGCGGGACTCACACATTCGCCGGTTCTGATACTGCCGGGTCAGAGAAGGTTGCCGAATTGACCGGGCGTTCCGTTGATTCATTCACGCCCCTGATCCCCCTGTACGTACCCCCGAGCACGGAGATCGAGGCTACCCTTTTTGCCCTGCAGGCAGCGCTTGGCGGGGTGGTTCTCGGGATGGTCTTCGGATACTGGCTTGGGCAGAGAAAGTCCTCGGCAAACACCTGA
- the cbiQ gene encoding cobalt ECF transporter T component CbiQ, which translates to MIEINLDSIAQQSSFRHIHPGTKLILALGSLIICLVSPFPVVPLISGIVLSLVLIVPGRISPRVYGEILLGPAIFTAISIVVLLFMLGGGDVIWRFNPLPWIDLSITTGAVQESTLVLCRVFGCSVSLFFIALTTPMTDLFNGMKRVGIPIELIDLMMIIYRYIFIVYDQAVEIWNAQVMRLGYSRPREAVRSFSMLCGMLFISSWIAGEDLIRAMDCRCYNGIMPSLDSAEPIRWHSLVPVLVYLAGLGGILLVMITGIVVLS; encoded by the coding sequence ATGATCGAGATCAATCTGGACAGTATCGCACAACAGAGTTCGTTCCGGCATATCCACCCCGGAACAAAACTCATTCTGGCTCTTGGATCCCTCATCATCTGCCTCGTATCCCCGTTCCCGGTCGTGCCCCTGATATCAGGGATCGTCCTCAGCCTTGTCCTTATTGTCCCGGGAAGAATATCCCCCCGCGTGTATGGTGAGATCCTGCTGGGCCCGGCCATTTTCACTGCCATAAGCATCGTGGTTCTTCTCTTCATGCTTGGCGGGGGGGACGTTATCTGGCGCTTCAACCCGTTACCGTGGATCGATCTTTCCATAACAACCGGGGCAGTACAGGAGAGTACGCTCGTCCTGTGCCGGGTGTTCGGTTGTTCGGTCTCGCTCTTCTTTATTGCCCTTACTACCCCCATGACCGATCTCTTCAATGGCATGAAACGCGTCGGGATCCCCATCGAACTCATCGACCTGATGATGATCATCTACCGGTATATCTTCATCGTCTACGATCAGGCCGTCGAGATCTGGAACGCACAGGTGATGCGCCTTGGCTACAGCCGGCCACGGGAAGCAGTAAGATCATTCTCCATGCTCTGCGGGATGCTCTTCATCTCCAGCTGGATTGCGGGAGAAGACCTTATCCGGGCAATGGACTGCCGCTGCTATAACGGGATTATGCCGTCGCTGGATTCAGCAGAACCCATCAGGTGGCACTCGCTCGTCCCCGTACTGGTGTACCTTGCCGGCCTTGGCGGGATCCTGCTGGTGATGATAACAGGAATCGTGGTGCTGTCATGA